A section of the Cydia splendana chromosome 1, ilCydSple1.2, whole genome shotgun sequence genome encodes:
- the LOC134795216 gene encoding protein trachealess isoform X1, translated as MTGSSIFDYVHQADHAEIAEQLGLSLAGRSGAGLNSPASGSEEGSQHGTNNPDVSSIMSLAASGSLFRGMDRAFCIRMKSTLTKRGCHFKSSGYRVVLMLCRLRPQYTFSHSRKSPPALLGMVALAIAMPPPSVHEIRLESDMFVTRINFDFRIAHCEPSRVSELLGYTAEELTGKNLYALCHGEDANKLRKCHVDLMNKGQVLTHYYRVMNKLGGYTWMQTCATVVCSSKNAEEQNIICVNYVISGREYANTVMDCCQMEESVQGVKREETTGDPENGPPDADNSGNPPPPSRHPAERTEATNNAESASTAPVPTSDVTHLTRLNDSQPLPLHTNPERTSPMPARRMKKRKHAECDDEERDEDRRKSSSNPGEAISPAERDINKTNLSIPEGSSDATSVRDLENAMSKHLPALDGKEISHRPTDFSTDALLKQQQQKSTIQWIGTQNHHLNHLNRQMPGNHTSTPASALLRQLYANRESVIRSNFLGDGRTGGYYSSDGQSGPLPTPPGSEGSGYGEQLGHKGTDIGTLAYGGYADYHSAMTPPGSVSPRDKQQYALSYDNSAYSEALRHSYLGEAPLPLKPQAYSAVPSALDYTSSLDQSQFFHPPSSFHLYHPQAHSAHTPHTHQSVDKSAPPNTNWYSSGS; from the exons ATGACTGGCAGCAGTATATTTGACTACGTGCACCAGGCCGACCACGCCGAGATAGCGGAGCAACTAGGGCTGTCGCTCGCGGGGCGGTCGGGCGCTGGGCTCAATAGTCCGGCCTCTGGCAGTGAAGAGGGCAGCCAGCATGGGACTAACAACCCTGACG TGTCATCAATAATGAGTCTAGCAGCAAGTGGGAGCCTGTTCCGAGGTATGGACCGCGCCTTCTGCATCAGAATGAAAAGTACCCTCACCAAGCGGGGCTGCCACTTCAAGTCGTCGGGATACCGG GTAGTGTTAATGTTATGCCGTCTGCGGCCGCAGTACACGTTCTCTCACAGCCGGAAGTCGCCGCCGGCGCTGCTGGGAATGGTGGCGCTGGCCATCGCGATGCCGCCGCCCTCGGTGCACGAGATCCGGCTAGAGTCAGACATGTTCGTCACTAGGATCAACTTCGACTTCAGGATCGCGCACTGCGAGCCCAG CAGGGTGTCAGAGCTATTAGGCTACACGGCGGAGGAGCTTACGGGGAAGAACCTCTATGCGCTTTGTCACGGAGAAGATGCAAATAAACTTAGGAAATGCCACGTAGATT TAATGAATAAAGGCCAAGTGCTGACGCACTACTACCGCGTGATGAACAAGCTCGGGGGCTACACCTGGATGCAGACCTGCGCCACCGTCGTCTGCTCGTCCAAGAACGCAGAGGAGCAGAACATCATCTGCGTCAACTATGTTATAAG CGGGCGCGAATACGCTAACACTGTAATGGATTGCTGCCAAATGGAAGAAAGTGTGCAAGGCGTGAAGCGAGAAGAGACGACGGGAGACCCTGAAAACGGGCCCCCGGACGCCGACAACTCTGGTAATCCGCCGCCTCCCTCGCGACACCCCGCGGAGAGAACTGAAGCCACAAACAACGCCGAATCTGCCTCAACAGCCCCAGTACCTACATCTGACGTCACACACCTCACCAGGCTCAACGACTCTCAACCGCTGCCGTTGCATACCAACCCGGAAAGAACCTCCCCCATGCCGGCGAGAAGAATGAAAAAGAGAAAACATGCGGAATGTGATGATGAAGAAAGAGACGAAGATAGACGAAAGAGCTCATCCAATCCTGGCGAAGCGATATCACCTGCTGAAAGAGATATCAATAAAACGAACTTGTCTATCCCTGAGGGCTCTTCGGACGCAACTTCTGTTAGAGATCTAGAAAACGCCATGTCGAAGCACTTACCTGCCTTAGACGGTAAAGAAATCTCACATAGACCGACGGACTTTTCAACAGACGCACTCTTAAAGCAACAGCAACAAAAATCTACTATACAGTGGATAGGGACGCAAAACCATCACCTAAACCATTTAAACAGGCAGATGCCTGGAAACCATACTTCAACACCCGCCTCAGCGCTACTACGGCAACTTTATGCTAACAGGGAGAGTGTTATTAGAAGTAATTTCCTTGGTGATGGTAGGACGGGTGGCTATTATTCGAGTGACGGTCAGTCAGGCCCGCTACCCACTCCTCCTGGCAGCGAGGGATCAGGCTATGGTGAACAACTAGGTCACAAAGGCACCGACATTGGTACACTGGCCTATGGTGGTTACGCGGATTACCATTCTGCGATGACTCCTCCTGGATCCGTTTCTCCTAGGGACAAACAGCAATACGCTTTGTCGTATGATAACAGCGCTTATTCCGAGGCGTTAAGGCACTCTTATTTGGGTGAAGCGCCATTACCGCTGAAGCCACAAGCATACTCCGCTGTCCCTAGCGCTTTGGACTACACATCTTCGTTAGATCAGAGTCAGTTCTTCCATCCCCCTTCCTCCTTCCATCTTTACCATCCCCAGGCTCATTCGGCCCACACGCCTCACACTCACCAGTCCGTAGATAAATCTGCACCTCCCAATACGAACTGGTACTCGTCAGGTTCATAG